In one window of Alphaproteobacteria bacterium DNA:
- the rpsP gene encoding 30S ribosomal protein S16: MLKLRLKRYGRKKKVFYRIVLINNRSPRDGLAIEELGFYDPINKLCQINKRKAIFRLQQGAQPTLIVKRLLQKLAIIY, translated from the coding sequence ATGTTAAAATTACGATTAAAAAGATACGGACGAAAAAAAAAAGTATTTTATAGAATTGTTCTAATAAATAATCGATCACCTCGTGATGGATTAGCAATTGAAGAACTTGGATTTTATGATCCTATAAATAAATTATGCCAAATTAATAAAAGAAAAGCAATCTTTAGATTACAGCAAGGAGCACAACCAACACTTATTGTTAAACGATTATTACAAAAATTAGCAATAATTTATTAA
- the acpP gene encoding acyl carrier protein produces the protein MPINIFTKMQAIVSEQLCVDLDKVVLKSSLTEDLGADSLDVVEVVMSLEEAFDMKIPETVVTELDCLEDALVFIIENRFSQLL, from the coding sequence ATGCCAATTAATATCTTTACTAAGATGCAAGCAATTGTTTCAGAACAATTATGTGTGGATTTAGATAAAGTTGTATTAAAATCAAGCTTAACTGAGGATTTAGGTGCTGATTCTTTAGATGTTGTTGAAGTGGTTATGTCACTTGAAGAAGCTTTTGATATGAAAATTCCAGAAACAGTAGTTACTGAATTAGATTGTCTTGAAGATGCATTAGTTTTTATTATAGAAAATAGGTTTTCTCAATTATTATAA
- the rplS gene encoding 50S ribosomal protein L19, protein MDKLNKKINFKKIIESTYEKKLLPNISIGNFVKLGLMVQDGKKNRIQFFEGIIIAITNEGLNKTITVRKKIQGIGVEKTLLLHSPLLISIEIKKYSQVRRAKLYFLRNLSDKASRLKRKII, encoded by the coding sequence ATGGATAAATTAAATAAAAAAATTAATTTTAAAAAAATTATTGAATCAACTTATGAAAAAAAATTATTACCAAATATATCCATTGGTAATTTTGTTAAACTTGGATTAATGGTACAAGACGGAAAAAAAAATAGAATACAATTTTTTGAAGGAATTATTATCGCAATAACAAATGAAGGTCTTAATAAAACAATAACTGTTCGCAAAAAAATTCAAGGAATTGGAGTGGAAAAAACATTATTATTACATTCTCCACTTCTTATATCTATAGAAATTAAAAAATATTCCCAAGTTAGAAGAGCAAAACTTTATTTTTTACGAAACTTATCAGACAAAGCTAGTCGTCTTAAAAGAAAAATAATTTAA
- the rpmF gene encoding 50S ribosomal protein L32: MAVPKKRTSKTKSKTRKSNWMAKTKKTAKISESLAKSLLKNK, encoded by the coding sequence ATGGCTGTACCAAAAAAACGTACATCAAAAACAAAATCAAAAACTCGCAAATCAAATTGGATGGCAAAAACTAAAAAAACTGCTAAAATTTCTGAATCATTAGCAAAATCCTTATTAAAAAACAAATAG
- the ilvN gene encoding acetolactate synthase small subunit yields MSSRKKINKKKNSIQEEIKNQNQIIKKESLNSYQDLIINFEQKKEFLESKFRNAPQRKYFIEIKIEEEIGSLLRIFSLFNRLNISIESMTTTSFFAKKTIRSIILVILANDYEIEHYCNQLKKITSILQINSFNNIPIIERELLLIKVKINIQNRDQLIDILKPFQIKIVDINPSFLIIEFSGDSGNIQMMELMLDQLKNEIPTFQLVDLTRTGKTVISRASGFDSNYIFEKGIIQPLILESSNKVKD; encoded by the coding sequence ATGTCCTCTAGAAAAAAAATAAATAAAAAAAAAAATAGTATTCAAGAGGAAATTAAAAATCAAAATCAAATTATAAAAAAAGAATCTCTTAATTCTTATCAAGACCTTATAATAAATTTTGAACAAAAAAAAGAATTTCTTGAATCTAAATTTCGTAATGCACCCCAAAGAAAATATTTTATAGAAATTAAAATAGAAGAAGAAATCGGTTCGCTTCTTCGAATTTTTTCTTTATTTAATCGTCTTAATATTTCTATTGAAAGTATGACCACAACTTCATTTTTTGCTAAAAAAACAATTCGTTCAATTATATTAGTTATCTTAGCAAATGATTATGAAATAGAACATTATTGTAACCAATTAAAAAAAATTACAAGTATTTTGCAAATAAATAGTTTTAATAATATTCCTATTATTGAAAGAGAACTTCTTTTAATTAAAGTAAAAATAAATATTCAAAATAGAGATCAATTAATTGATATTTTAAAACCATTTCAAATAAAAATTGTTGATATTAATCCATCTTTTTTAATTATTGAATTTTCAGGTGATTCTGGAAATATACAGATGATGGAGCTTATGCTTGATCAATTGAAAAATGAAATACCTACGTTTCAATTAGTGGATTTGACACGTACAGGAAAAACCGTTATTTCACGAGCTTCAGGTTTTGATAGTAATTATATTTTTGAAAAAGGAATAATTCAACCTCTAATTTTAGAATCATCTAATAAGGTTAAAGATTAA
- the rplT gene encoding 50S ribosomal protein L20 has product MVRIKRGSIARRRRQKILKLAKGFRGSSSRLFRVANQRVMKSLSFSYCHRKQKKRKFRQLWIIRINAALRQKGYKYSHFIKLIKDSNILLNRKMLANLSVVDSKTFNSLLRDLYHNF; this is encoded by the coding sequence ATGGTAAGAATTAAAAGAGGTAGTATTGCTCGGAGACGTCGACAAAAAATTTTAAAATTGGCTAAAGGTTTTAGAGGATCATCATCACGATTATTTCGTGTAGCCAATCAACGAGTTATGAAAAGTTTATCTTTTTCATATTGTCATAGAAAACAAAAAAAACGAAAATTTCGACAATTATGGATTATACGTATTAATGCAGCTTTACGTCAAAAAGGTTATAAATACAGTCATTTTATAAAATTAATAAAAGATTCAAATATTTTATTAAATAGAAAAATGCTTGCAAATTTATCTGTTGTTGATTCAAAAACATTTAATAGTTTACTACGAGATCTTTATCATAATTTCTAA
- the rpmI gene encoding 50S ribosomal protein L35, translating into MPKLKSCKSAMKRFKRIGLRKFKRKKSFKSHILVRKRPKRKRRLSKSSLIHKFDIKMFWKKILIKK; encoded by the coding sequence ATGCCTAAGTTAAAGTCGTGTAAATCTGCAATGAAGAGATTTAAGAGAATTGGATTAAGAAAATTTAAACGGAAAAAATCTTTTAAAAGTCATATCTTAGTAAGAAAGCGTCCAAAACGAAAACGCCGACTTTCTAAAAGTTCTTTAATACATAAATTTGATATTAAAATGTTTTGGAAAAAGATTTTAATAAAAAAATAA
- the rpsN gene encoding 30S ribosomal protein S14, which translates to MSKQSVIERELKRQKITKKYKNIRLSLKKNFIKAKTIQEKFFIHEKIEKLPRNSSSVRLRRRCWITGRGRGVYRDFGLCRHSFREMAHNGLLPGIRKASW; encoded by the coding sequence ATGTCTAAACAATCTGTTATTGAGAGAGAATTAAAGCGTCAAAAAATAACTAAAAAATATAAAAATATTAGATTATCATTAAAGAAAAATTTTATTAAAGCTAAAACAATTCAAGAAAAATTTTTTATTCATGAAAAAATTGAAAAGCTTCCACGTAATAGTAGCTCAGTTAGATTAAGAAGAAGATGTTGGATTACAGGACGTGGTAGAGGTGTTTATAGAGATTTTGGCTTATGTCGTCATTCTTTTAGAGAAATGGCTCATAATGGTCTTTTACCAGGAATTAGAAAAGCAAGTTGGTAA
- a CDS encoding thiazole synthase, producing the protein MNNLLKDPLVISGKSFDSRLLLGTGKYKNLIQTQTAIQKSSCSIVTVALRHFTIGKISEDSITTGLNWKKLWLLPNTAGARTAEEAIRLAYLGREFAKKIKQPTNNFVKLEVISDSKYLLPDPIGTIKAAKFLVKKGFSVLPYINADPMLAKHLEDLGCSTIMPLGSPIGSKQGIQNLQNIQIIIENAKIPVIIDAGIGNPHEAALAMELGADAVLLNTAVAQSKNPEIMALAMKLAVEAGRLSFISTKDNIEKRQYLASASSPFSGTNFLV; encoded by the coding sequence ATGAATAATTTATTAAAAGATCCACTAGTTATTAGTGGAAAAAGTTTTGATTCACGTCTTTTATTAGGTACAGGTAAATATAAAAATTTAATACAAACACAAACCGCTATTCAAAAAAGTAGTTGTTCCATTGTAACTGTAGCTCTTCGACATTTCACAATTGGAAAAATTTCAGAAGATTCTATAACAACTGGACTTAATTGGAAAAAATTATGGTTGTTACCAAATACTGCTGGTGCTAGGACTGCAGAGGAGGCTATTCGTTTAGCATATTTAGGACGTGAATTTGCAAAAAAAATAAAACAACCTACAAATAATTTTGTTAAATTAGAAGTTATTTCTGATTCAAAATATCTTTTACCAGATCCAATTGGTACAATAAAAGCAGCAAAGTTTTTAGTAAAAAAAGGTTTTTCAGTCTTACCTTATATCAATGCAGATCCTATGTTAGCTAAGCATTTAGAAGATTTGGGTTGTAGTACTATAATGCCATTAGGTTCACCTATAGGTTCAAAACAAGGTATTCAAAATCTTCAAAATATTCAAATAATTATTGAAAATGCTAAGATCCCTGTTATTATTGATGCTGGTATAGGTAATCCACATGAAGCAGCATTAGCTATGGAATTAGGAGCAGATGCAGTATTATTAAATACTGCAGTTGCACAATCAAAAAATCCAGAAATAATGGCTTTAGCAATGAAACTAGCAGTCGAAGCAGGAAGATTAAGCTTCATATCTACTAAAGATAATATAGAAAAAAGGCAATATCTAGCTTCTGCAAGTTCTCCATTTTCCGGGACCAATTTTTTAGTATAA
- the sufB gene encoding Fe-S cluster assembly protein SufB: MNSENLILNKLINQPYKYGFNTKIEVDSLPFGLNEDIINKISLKKKEPKFLLKFRLKAFQKWKSMKKPSWSSLVLPLIKYDKIKYYSAPKIKPQLNSLDELDPEIKKTFEKLGISLNEQKRLANVAVDAVFDSVSITITFKEDLAKYGIIFCSISEGIQEYPSLIKKFLGSVVPSGDNFFSALNSVVYTDGSFCYIPKSIKCPLELSTYFRINDKESGQFERTLIIAEKNSSVSYLEGCTAPQYDNNQLHAAIVELIAFENAEIKYSTVQNWYAGDKFGKGGIFNFVTKRGLCAGKNAKISWIQVETGSAITWKYPSCILLANNTKGEFYSVALTNNYQQADTGTKMLHIGSNTKSQIISKGISCGFSKNTYRGLVKIGSKAFNSRNFSQCDSLLIGKNSYANTFPYIEVANSTAKVEHEASIARIGEEQIFYFLQRGISIEEAIGLIVGAFCKDIFTKLPMEFAMEANRLLSLKLEGSIG; this comes from the coding sequence ATGAATAGTGAAAATTTAATTCTTAATAAGTTAATAAATCAACCATATAAATATGGTTTTAATACTAAAATTGAAGTAGATAGCTTACCTTTTGGACTAAATGAAGATATTATTAATAAAATTTCTTTGAAAAAAAAAGAACCTAAATTTTTATTGAAATTTCGTTTAAAAGCGTTTCAAAAATGGAAATCTATGAAAAAACCAAGTTGGTCAAGTTTAGTTCTTCCATTAATCAAATATGATAAAATAAAATATTATTCCGCACCTAAAATAAAACCACAACTTAATAGTTTAGATGAATTAGATCCTGAAATAAAAAAAACTTTTGAAAAACTTGGTATTTCTTTAAATGAGCAAAAACGACTAGCAAATGTAGCTGTTGATGCTGTTTTTGATAGTGTTTCTATTACTATAACTTTTAAAGAAGATTTAGCTAAATATGGAATTATTTTTTGTTCAATTTCTGAAGGTATTCAAGAATATCCTTCTTTAATTAAAAAATTTTTAGGTAGTGTTGTACCTAGTGGGGATAATTTTTTTTCAGCATTAAATTCTGTAGTTTATACAGATGGTTCTTTTTGTTATATCCCAAAATCTATAAAATGTCCATTAGAACTTTCTACTTATTTTCGTATTAATGATAAAGAATCAGGACAATTTGAGCGTACATTAATTATTGCAGAAAAAAATAGTTCTGTTAGCTATTTAGAAGGTTGTACAGCTCCTCAATACGATAATAATCAACTTCATGCTGCTATTGTTGAATTAATTGCTTTTGAAAATGCAGAAATAAAATATTCTACTGTTCAAAATTGGTATGCTGGGGATAAATTTGGAAAAGGTGGAATTTTTAATTTTGTTACTAAACGTGGTTTATGTGCAGGTAAAAATGCAAAAATTTCTTGGATACAAGTAGAAACAGGTTCTGCTATTACATGGAAATATCCTAGTTGTATACTTTTAGCTAATAATACTAAGGGTGAGTTTTATTCAGTTGCATTAACAAATAATTATCAGCAAGCAGATACAGGTACAAAAATGTTACATATAGGGTCAAATACAAAAAGTCAAATAATTTCAAAAGGTATTTCTTGTGGTTTCTCTAAAAATACGTATCGTGGATTAGTAAAAATTGGATCTAAAGCTTTTAATAGTCGTAATTTTTCACAGTGTGATTCGCTTTTAATTGGAAAAAATTCATATGCTAATACTTTTCCTTATATAGAGGTCGCTAATTCTACTGCAAAAGTAGAGCATGAAGCTTCAATTGCCCGAATTGGAGAAGAACAAATTTTTTATTTTTTACAACGAGGAATTTCTATAGAAGAGGCTATTGGATTAATAGTTGGTGCTTTTTGTAAAGATATTTTTACAAAATTACCAATGGAATTTGCAATGGAAGCAAATCGCTTATTGAGTTTAAAATTAGAAGGAAGTATAGGATAA